One Glandiceps talaboti chromosome 2, keGlaTala1.1, whole genome shotgun sequence genomic region harbors:
- the LOC144450722 gene encoding salivary alpha-glucosidase-like isoform X1: MSENDAEKGHMDEEKPVVNHEGEPKTEEEAKDKLLDEKADAVYSKDGAADPGAVHVKLSTVKHAGLDKEQLMEQCNTPMWKAVRIILLVVFWLAFVAMLVAVIILVATAPKCPTNKAWYQTGVSYQVYPRSFKDSDGDGHGDLKGIEYKVPYLQDLGIETLWLGAIYPSPMEDMGRDVTNYTDVHEDYGTLEDFKSLLAKIHSEGMRLVLEFIPNHSSDQHDWFEMSMSSKNNPYSDYYVWADSPTDKPGKPPSNWLSRYGGSAWTFSDVRNQWYLHTFGKNEPDLNFRSENVTREIADAMKFWLELGVDGFYLPYANQLMENAILTYDEQDNIYFKSHVNDTKTPYEKLLHNNTRDQPETHDLLATWRSLMNSYSGPDTDDYKVLVAGAPSSSIESQMEYYGSKKKEADYAFNFQLMDLCTGFPKTGGHKISSLVKPWLNAKSSGKISNWALGDSDHTRVATRCGSHMLKAMNTLMLTLPGSATAYYGDEIGIEDLDIDSSKSLDPSVSVNTRDVSDQTSNSTTVSENNTSIAPELETSTQIDAILYKPSESPMVVYYNLTRDRFVSPMQWTSGDLAGFTNGSESWTNVNDNYVSNNVDSQVNDTTSSLSKFKELISLVRAQPSLIGGTMREMLVSDTIYSFVRVFDRWPGYFVAINFDSRPNLRPFSSLEKELPTRCKVVFATHTTYKAGEVIDFNSLLLDAYEAVVVQYER, from the exons ATGTCTGAAAACGACGCCGAAAAGGGGCATATGGACGAAGAAAAGCCAGTTGTGAATCACGAAGGCGAACCTAAAACCGAAGAAGAAGCTAAAGACAAACTCTTGGACGAGAAGGCTGATGCAGTTTACTCTAAAGATGGCGCGGCCGATCCTGGCGCAGTCCATGTAAAACTATCCACCGTGAAACATGCAGGTCTCGACAAAGAACAGCTAATGGAACAATGTAACACGCCGATGTGGAAAGCTGTTCGTATCATCCTCTTGGTGGTTTTTTGGTTGGCGTTCGTGGCGATGTTGGTAGCTGTTATCATTTTGGTCGCTACTGCCCCCAAATGCCCTACAAACAAAGCGTGGTACCAAACTGGTGTATCGTATCAAGTCTACCCAAGATCTTTCAAGGACAGTGATGGAGATGGACATGGCGACCTCAAag GTATTGAATACAAAGTGCCATATCTACAAGATCTGGGTATTGAAACTTTGTGGCTTGGTGCCATTTACCCCTCTCCAATGGAAGACATGGGCCGTGATGTGACCAACTATACCGATGTACATGAAGACTATGGTACTCTGGAGGACTTCAAGTCTCTGCTGGCTAAGATCCACAGTGAAG GTATGCGATTGGTATTGGAATTCATCCCCAATCATTCCAGTGACCAACATGATTGGTTTGAAATGAGTATGAGTAGCAAGAATAATCCATACAGTGACTACTATGTCTGGGCAGACAGTCCTACTGATAAACCTGGCAAGCCACCAAGTAACTGG TTGAGTCGCTATGGAGGGTCAGCTTGGACATTCTCTGATGTACGTAACCAGTGGTACCTGCATACTTTTGGCAAGAACGAACCCGATCTCAACTTCCGTAGTGAAAATGTCACTAGAGAAATTGCT GATGCCATGAAATTCTGGCTGGAGCTTGGTGTTGATGGTTTCTATCTGCCATATGCCAACCAGTTGATGGAAAATGCCATTCTGACCTATGATGAACAAGATAACATATACTTCAAGAGTCATGTCAACGACACCAAG ACACCTTATGAGAAGTTGCTGCACAACAACACTAGAGACCAACCAGAAACCCATGACCTGTTGGCTACATGGAGATCACTTATGAATTCCTACAGTGGACCAGATACTGATGATTATAA GGTGCTTGTAGCCGGAGCTCCATCGTCCAGTATTGAATCTCAGATGGAATACTACGGAAGCAAGAAGAAAGAGGCTGATTATGCATTCAACTTCCAACTAATGGACTTGTGCACAGGATTTCCTAAAACTGGTGGTCATAAAATTAGTTCCTTAGTCAAACCATGGTTGAATGCCAAATCAAGTGGCAAAATTTCCAACTGGGCT CTGGGAGATTCTGATCATACCCGTGTTGCTACACGATGTGGCAGTCACATGCTGAAAGCTATGAATACCTTAATGTTGACATTACCTGGCTCTGCCACTGCCTATTATGGTGATGAGATAGGTATTGAAGATCTGGACATTGATTCATCCAAGTCCTTGGATCCTAGTGTCAGCGTTAACACC CGGGATGTTTCCGATCAGACATCTAACTCTACTACTGTCTCTGAGAATAATACAAGCATTGCCCCAGAACTTGAAACTAGTACTCAGATTGATGCCATTTTGTACAAGCCTTCTGAGTCGCCTATG GTTGTTTATTATAACCTGACTCGTGATAGGTTTGTGTCACCAATGCAGTGGACCTCTGGTGATCTGGCAGGCTTCACCAATGGTTCTGAATCATGGACCAATGTGAATGATAACTACGTGTCAAACAATGTTGAC AGTCAAGTAAATGACACCACGTCAAGCCTGTCCAAATTCAAGGAGTTGATCTCCCTAGTGAGAGCACAGCCATCCCTGATTGGAGGTACCATGAGAGAAATGTTGGTCAGCGATACCATCTATTCCTTTGTCCGTGTCTTTGACCGCTGGCCAGGATATTTCGTGGCCATCAACTTTGACAGTCGTCCAAATCTACGTCCTTTCAGTAGTCTGGAGAAAGAGTTGCCCACCAGATGCAAAGTTGTGTTTGCTACCCACACAACATATAAAGCAGGGGAGGTCATTGACTTCAATAGTCTGCTGTTGGATGCCTACGAGGCTGTCGTGGTCCAGTATGAACGCTAA
- the LOC144450722 gene encoding salivary alpha-glucosidase-like isoform X2 — protein sequence MSENDAEKGHMDEEKPVVNHEGEPKTEEEAKDKLLDEKADAVYSKDGAADPGAVHVKLSTVKHAGLDKEQLMEQCNTPMWKAVRIILLVVFWLAFVAMLVAVIILVATAPKCPTNKAWYQTGVSYQVYPRSFKDSDGDGHGDLKGIEYKVPYLQDLGIETLWLGAIYPSPMEDMGRDVTNYTDVHEDYGTLEDFKSLLAKIHSEGMRLVLEFIPNHSSDQHDWFEMSMSSKNNPYSDYYVWADSPTDKPGKPPSNWLSRYGGSAWTFSDVRNQWYLHTFGKNEPDLNFRSENVTREIADAMKFWLELGVDGFYLPYANQLMENAILTYDEQDNIYFKSHVNDTKTPYEKLLHNNTRDQPETHDLLATWRSLMNSYSGPDTDDYKVLVAGAPSSSIESQMEYYGSKKKEADYAFNFQLMDLCTGFPKTGGHKISSLVKPWLNAKSSGKISNWALGDSDHTRVATRCGSHMLKAMNTLMLTLPGSATAYYGDEIGIEDLDIDSSKSLDPSVSVNTVVYYNLTRDRFVSPMQWTSGDLAGFTNGSESWTNVNDNYVSNNVDSQVNDTTSSLSKFKELISLVRAQPSLIGGTMREMLVSDTIYSFVRVFDRWPGYFVAINFDSRPNLRPFSSLEKELPTRCKVVFATHTTYKAGEVIDFNSLLLDAYEAVVVQYER from the exons ATGTCTGAAAACGACGCCGAAAAGGGGCATATGGACGAAGAAAAGCCAGTTGTGAATCACGAAGGCGAACCTAAAACCGAAGAAGAAGCTAAAGACAAACTCTTGGACGAGAAGGCTGATGCAGTTTACTCTAAAGATGGCGCGGCCGATCCTGGCGCAGTCCATGTAAAACTATCCACCGTGAAACATGCAGGTCTCGACAAAGAACAGCTAATGGAACAATGTAACACGCCGATGTGGAAAGCTGTTCGTATCATCCTCTTGGTGGTTTTTTGGTTGGCGTTCGTGGCGATGTTGGTAGCTGTTATCATTTTGGTCGCTACTGCCCCCAAATGCCCTACAAACAAAGCGTGGTACCAAACTGGTGTATCGTATCAAGTCTACCCAAGATCTTTCAAGGACAGTGATGGAGATGGACATGGCGACCTCAAag GTATTGAATACAAAGTGCCATATCTACAAGATCTGGGTATTGAAACTTTGTGGCTTGGTGCCATTTACCCCTCTCCAATGGAAGACATGGGCCGTGATGTGACCAACTATACCGATGTACATGAAGACTATGGTACTCTGGAGGACTTCAAGTCTCTGCTGGCTAAGATCCACAGTGAAG GTATGCGATTGGTATTGGAATTCATCCCCAATCATTCCAGTGACCAACATGATTGGTTTGAAATGAGTATGAGTAGCAAGAATAATCCATACAGTGACTACTATGTCTGGGCAGACAGTCCTACTGATAAACCTGGCAAGCCACCAAGTAACTGG TTGAGTCGCTATGGAGGGTCAGCTTGGACATTCTCTGATGTACGTAACCAGTGGTACCTGCATACTTTTGGCAAGAACGAACCCGATCTCAACTTCCGTAGTGAAAATGTCACTAGAGAAATTGCT GATGCCATGAAATTCTGGCTGGAGCTTGGTGTTGATGGTTTCTATCTGCCATATGCCAACCAGTTGATGGAAAATGCCATTCTGACCTATGATGAACAAGATAACATATACTTCAAGAGTCATGTCAACGACACCAAG ACACCTTATGAGAAGTTGCTGCACAACAACACTAGAGACCAACCAGAAACCCATGACCTGTTGGCTACATGGAGATCACTTATGAATTCCTACAGTGGACCAGATACTGATGATTATAA GGTGCTTGTAGCCGGAGCTCCATCGTCCAGTATTGAATCTCAGATGGAATACTACGGAAGCAAGAAGAAAGAGGCTGATTATGCATTCAACTTCCAACTAATGGACTTGTGCACAGGATTTCCTAAAACTGGTGGTCATAAAATTAGTTCCTTAGTCAAACCATGGTTGAATGCCAAATCAAGTGGCAAAATTTCCAACTGGGCT CTGGGAGATTCTGATCATACCCGTGTTGCTACACGATGTGGCAGTCACATGCTGAAAGCTATGAATACCTTAATGTTGACATTACCTGGCTCTGCCACTGCCTATTATGGTGATGAGATAGGTATTGAAGATCTGGACATTGATTCATCCAAGTCCTTGGATCCTAGTGTCAGCGTTAACACC GTTGTTTATTATAACCTGACTCGTGATAGGTTTGTGTCACCAATGCAGTGGACCTCTGGTGATCTGGCAGGCTTCACCAATGGTTCTGAATCATGGACCAATGTGAATGATAACTACGTGTCAAACAATGTTGAC AGTCAAGTAAATGACACCACGTCAAGCCTGTCCAAATTCAAGGAGTTGATCTCCCTAGTGAGAGCACAGCCATCCCTGATTGGAGGTACCATGAGAGAAATGTTGGTCAGCGATACCATCTATTCCTTTGTCCGTGTCTTTGACCGCTGGCCAGGATATTTCGTGGCCATCAACTTTGACAGTCGTCCAAATCTACGTCCTTTCAGTAGTCTGGAGAAAGAGTTGCCCACCAGATGCAAAGTTGTGTTTGCTACCCACACAACATATAAAGCAGGGGAGGTCATTGACTTCAATAGTCTGCTGTTGGATGCCTACGAGGCTGTCGTGGTCCAGTATGAACGCTAA